In one window of Porites lutea chromosome 8, jaPorLute2.1, whole genome shotgun sequence DNA:
- the LOC140945242 gene encoding uncharacterized protein has protein sequence MTAEQLLLALRRFIARRGKPTQIILDNAPQFKLAKTAIDKAWKETISYHEMQSYTANQGIEWNFIVELAPWIGGFYERLVGTVKGALKKSIGQICLTEKKLETFLVEAVISSRPLVYVCEDFGFGFSLTPADFLCLNPKSGIPVIEIHGPHDPDYGKKSSTDKLVEIWGKGQQHLNSLWKIWKDDYLLNLPERRQTHAKGPRIQAAEEPKAGSIVLLKEDLPRVVWKMAKISELMSSNDGKIRAAKVLLPTKKVPHRSLNLLYPLECDSGREIEMTQDGEQLKKTEEITSNTLRPTRAAAIRAREQMQKLLSSEIGTFSWLGSVAEFPQRTGN, from the coding sequence atgACTGCTGAGCAGCTCCTGCTTGCACTCAGACGATTTATAGCAAGAAGAGGAAAACCTACACAGATTATACTTGATAATGCCCCACAATTTAAGCTCGCGAAAACTGCCATTGATAAAGCCTGGAAGGAAACAATTTCATACCACGAGATGCAAAGTTACACTGCCAACCAAGGAATTGAATGGAACTTTATAGTGGAACTGGCCCCTTGGATAGGCGGTTTTTATGAGAGACTAGTTGGCACTGTTAAGGGAGCTCTCAAGAAATCAATTGGCCAAATCTGCCTGACCGAGAAGAAGCTTGAAACCTTTCTAGTAGAGGCTGTTATTAGTTCTCGTCCACTTGTTTACGTCTGTGAGGACTTTGGTTTTGGATTTTCTCTCACTCCAGCGGACTTCTTATGTCTCAATCCCAAGTCAGGGATTCCGGTAATCGAGATCCATGGCCCTCATGATCCAGACTATGGAAAGAAGAGCTCAACTGATAAATTAGTAGAGATTTGGGGTAAAGGTCAGCAACACCTGAATTCACTTTGGAAAATCTGGAAAGATGATTACTTACTTAACCTCCCAGAAAGACGCCAAACACATGCAAAGGGTCCTCGAATTCAAGCAGCAGAAGAGCCTAAGGCAGGCAGTATAGTGCTTTTAAAGGAAGATTTGCCTCGTGTGGTctggaaaatggcaaaaattagTGAGCTGATGTCAAGCAATGACGGAAAGATCCGGGCAGCCAAAGTTCTTCTTCCAACCAAGAAAGTGCCCCACAGATCCCTAAATCTGCTCTACCCATTAGAATGTGATAGTGGTCGAGAAATTGAAATGACGCAGGATGGAGAACAGTTAAAGAAAACTGAGGAAATTACCTCGAACACTTTGCGTCCCACTCGAGCGGCAGCAATTAGAGCAAGAGAACAGATGCAAAAACTCCTTTCTTCCGAAATAGGAACTTTTTCCTGGCTTGGGAGTGTCGCGGAGTTTCCGCAGAGAACTGGAAACTAG
- the LOC140945241 gene encoding uncharacterized protein, with translation MYRNHAFAKSTAASYKAQLRAYLRFCLFFGYTPVPCRAIHLLRYIVFLARTLSTRSIPNYLNVVRLLHLQYGYPNPLEDPLFKHQKTILVRGIKRINGERVTQKLPITPDVLHEMQCHLHLDSSFDATFWAACLVAFFSFFRKSNLLPPSTTEFDTKRHLRKCDVRLFPWSIILIVRWSKTIQYRDRTFLVPVPKNAHSSLCPWSAVTRAFKLAGVFQSNKSTSEPAFTYLEDGVLKTLTYTTFTTKLKRTLDLCGYDSSRFSGHSFRRGGASLALHCGVPSDYIKLQGDWKSTAYERYLDHSLRYKLEAVKQMSQGITH, from the coding sequence ATGTACCGGAACCATGCCTTTGCCAAATCCACAGCAGCAAGTTATAAGGCACAGCTACGAGCATACCTTCGCTTCTGTCTCTTCTTCGGCTATACCCCAGTTCCCTGTCGCGCTATTCACCTCCTCCGTTACATTGTCTTCCTCGCACGAACGCTCTCTACTCGCAGCATTCCCAATTATCTCAACGTTGTCCGTCTTTTGCACCTACAGTATGGCTACCCTAACCCTCTTGAAGACCCCTTATTCAAGCATCAGAAAACTATCCTCGTGAGAGGCATAAAGCGAATTAATGGAGAACGTGTGACGCAAAAGCTACCTATTACACCCGATGTCCTTCACGAAATGCAATGCCATTTACATCTTGACTCCTCGTTTGACGCCACTTTTTGGGCGGCATGTTTGGTcgcatttttctccttctttcgtAAGTCAAACTTACTGCCACCTTCCACCACGGAATTTGACACCAAGCGCCACCTGCGGAAATGCGATGTTCGATTGTTCCCGTGGAGCATCATTCTTATTGTTCGTTGGTCTAAAACGATCCAATATCGAGATCGCACTTTCCTGGTTCCAGTTCCGAAGAATGCTCACTCCTCCTTGTGTCCttggtcagcggtaactcgcgcTTTCAAGCTTGCCGGTGTATTTCAAAGTAACAAATCTACTTCAGAACCTGCTTTTACCTACCTAGAGGACGGTGTCCTTAAAACACTGACTTATACCACATTCACAACTAAACTGAAACGCACACTGGATCTCTGCGGCTACGATAGCTCGCGTTTCTCTGGACACTCCTTTAGGCGAGGGGGTGCTTCGCTTGCCTTGCACTGCGGCGTACCTAGCGATTATATTAAGCTTCAAGGCGACTGGAAATCGACTGCATATGAGCGTTACTTAGACCATTCACTACGCTACAAATTAGAGGCTGTTAAACAGATGAGCCAGGGTATCACTCACTAA